In Duganella zoogloeoides, a single genomic region encodes these proteins:
- a CDS encoding MFS transporter, protein MPIALLALTISAFAIGTTEFVIVGLLPTIAADLGVNLPSAGLLVSLYALGVAIGAPVLTALTGKLPRKALLLALMVLFTLGNLLAWQAPGYTSLVVARILTGLAHGVFFSIGSTIATSLVPREKAASAIAIMFTGLTVALVTGVPLGTFIGQHFGWRETFLAVSALGLVAFIGSLLYVPKNIAHSAPASLLQQVKVLGEPRLLLVYAMTAVGYGGSFIAFTFLAPLLQQVSGFTAGAVGLVMLVYGVSVAVGNIWGGKLADRRGPVGALKIIFMGLAVVLLAVTFAAPFKWLMLAVVLAWGAFAFGNVAGLQVYVVQQAEHYTPRAVDVASGLNIAAFNLGIAGGAWGGGLIVEHLGLVHTGWIGALVVLGAFGLTVLSGRLDARNPRPAVAGAEKRARVAAH, encoded by the coding sequence ATGCCTATTGCCCTGCTTGCGCTGACCATCAGCGCGTTTGCCATCGGTACTACCGAATTTGTCATCGTCGGGCTGCTGCCCACCATTGCCGCCGACCTCGGCGTGAACCTGCCTTCGGCCGGGCTGCTGGTGAGCCTGTACGCGCTGGGCGTGGCGATCGGCGCGCCGGTCTTGACCGCCTTGACCGGCAAGCTGCCGCGCAAGGCGCTGCTGCTGGCGCTGATGGTGTTGTTCACGCTCGGTAACCTGCTGGCCTGGCAGGCGCCCGGCTACACGTCGCTGGTGGTGGCGCGCATTCTGACCGGTCTGGCGCACGGCGTGTTCTTCTCGATCGGTTCCACCATCGCCACCTCGCTGGTGCCGCGCGAAAAAGCGGCCAGCGCGATCGCCATCATGTTCACCGGCCTGACCGTGGCGCTGGTGACCGGTGTGCCGCTAGGAACGTTCATCGGACAGCACTTTGGCTGGCGCGAGACCTTCCTGGCCGTCTCCGCGCTGGGCCTGGTGGCCTTCATCGGCAGCCTGCTGTATGTGCCGAAAAATATCGCCCACAGCGCGCCGGCCTCGCTGCTGCAACAGGTCAAGGTGCTGGGCGAGCCGCGCCTGCTGCTGGTCTATGCGATGACAGCGGTCGGCTACGGCGGCAGCTTTATCGCCTTTACGTTCCTGGCGCCGCTGCTGCAACAGGTGTCGGGCTTTACGGCCGGCGCGGTGGGGCTGGTGATGCTGGTGTATGGCGTGTCGGTCGCGGTGGGCAATATCTGGGGCGGCAAGCTGGCCGACCGTCGCGGCCCGGTCGGCGCGCTCAAGATCATTTTTATGGGGCTGGCCGTGGTGCTGCTGGCGGTGACGTTCGCGGCGCCGTTCAAGTGGCTGATGCTGGCGGTGGTGCTGGCGTGGGGCGCGTTTGCCTTCGGTAACGTGGCCGGCTTGCAGGTGTACGTCGTGCAGCAGGCCGAGCACTACACGCCGCGCGCGGTCGATGTGGCCTCGGGCCTGAACATTGCCGCCTTCAACCTCGGCATTGCCGGTGGCGCGTGGGGCGGCGGCTTGATCGTCGAACACCTGGGCCTGGTGCACACGGGGTGGATCGGTGCGCTGGTGGTGCTCGGTGCGTTCGGCCTGACCGTGCTCAGCGGCCGGCTCGATGCCCGCAACCCGCGCCCGGCGGTAGCGGGCGCCGAGAAGCGGGCGCGTGTGGCAGCGCACTGA
- a CDS encoding TonB-dependent siderophore receptor, whose protein sequence is MIQSAFALPRRTLIARLCSLIVCSGALLPAAHADTPAAAEAAAAEAAPQVVEITGARSDDAGFAARHAGSSTKSDLSLLETPQSVTVLTRDLLDARAVTNLNEALQTTAGVASGSWGRRGWDDFIIRGQRASESLYIDGLKRGQNQYVSQDVSGVERIEVLKGPASINFGMVQPGGLVNMVSKRPRAQAFNTIGATYGSNDFKQLDFDLGRPISDNGKAALRVNGMWSDQDDPIDFVYFKKRYIAPSVTLDFGPRTDFTILSSYMEREYLRSQGAPTRGTILPNRNGTFNRDEFTGEPGFGPYHSRQAAVGYSLTHRFDNGWKLAQNFRYQKLDMDGRFVSLGALANERLQARSGSIQDVQGNNRALDTYAERAFDLGGQRHTIMAGIDLNSDKIRNGSTACRIASLDIFNPVYHQPYSCNATPGSLTTATVEYAALYLRDQVALTDQLNLSLAARHDRSSNKSYNELRDTTTKLKNNKTTGSAALLYRATPNISPYVSYATSFLPVSGTDFFGVQFKPEEGKQAEVGAKFEYLNGRITGALALYDLKRRNVTTADPDPDHIAILPGAQVQTGEERTKGFEAELNADLRNGWNVQTALSLINGVITQDNGGNVGKRLLNVPRQSASVLANYRVRDGALAGLGGGLGVRYEAQKTGPAVSYTVPGYTAVDANLSYEAKAYRVSVSIKNLFDRDYYAGVLSNNVLPLGDPRTVMLRVVTNF, encoded by the coding sequence ATGATCCAGTCCGCCTTTGCCCTTCCCCGCCGCACGCTGATTGCCCGCCTGTGCTCGCTCATCGTCTGTTCCGGCGCCCTGCTGCCGGCCGCGCATGCCGACACGCCCGCCGCTGCCGAGGCAGCAGCTGCAGAGGCTGCGCCGCAGGTGGTGGAAATCACCGGCGCCCGCAGCGACGATGCGGGCTTTGCCGCGCGTCACGCCGGCAGCAGCACCAAGTCGGACCTGTCGCTGCTGGAAACGCCGCAATCGGTCACCGTGCTGACCCGCGACCTGCTCGATGCGCGCGCCGTCACCAATCTCAACGAAGCGCTGCAGACCACCGCCGGGGTCGCCTCGGGCAGCTGGGGCCGGCGCGGCTGGGACGACTTCATCATTCGCGGCCAGCGCGCGTCCGAGTCGCTGTACATCGACGGTCTGAAACGCGGCCAGAACCAGTACGTCAGCCAGGACGTCTCCGGCGTGGAACGCATCGAGGTATTGAAAGGGCCGGCATCGATCAACTTCGGCATGGTGCAGCCGGGCGGGCTGGTCAACATGGTCTCCAAGCGTCCGCGCGCGCAGGCCTTCAACACCATCGGCGCCACCTATGGCAGCAACGATTTCAAGCAGCTGGACTTCGACCTGGGACGGCCGATCTCGGACAATGGCAAAGCCGCGTTACGCGTCAACGGCATGTGGTCGGACCAGGACGATCCGATCGACTTCGTGTATTTCAAGAAGCGCTATATCGCGCCGTCGGTCACGCTGGACTTCGGCCCGCGCACCGACTTCACCATCCTGTCGTCGTACATGGAGCGCGAATACCTGCGCAGCCAGGGCGCGCCCACGCGGGGCACCATCCTGCCCAACCGCAACGGAACCTTCAACCGCGACGAATTCACCGGCGAGCCCGGCTTCGGCCCGTACCACTCGCGCCAGGCGGCGGTGGGCTACAGCCTCACGCACCGCTTCGACAACGGCTGGAAGCTGGCGCAGAATTTCCGCTACCAGAAGCTGGACATGGACGGGCGTTTCGTTTCGCTGGGCGCGCTGGCCAATGAACGCCTGCAGGCGCGCAGCGGTTCGATCCAGGACGTGCAAGGCAACAACCGCGCGCTCGACACCTATGCCGAACGCGCGTTCGACCTGGGCGGCCAGCGCCACACCATCATGGCCGGTATCGACCTCAACAGCGACAAGATCCGCAACGGCTCCACCGCCTGCCGCATCGCCTCGCTCGACATCTTCAATCCCGTGTACCACCAGCCCTACAGCTGTAACGCCACGCCGGGCAGCCTGACCACCGCCACCGTCGAATACGCCGCGCTGTACCTGCGCGACCAGGTCGCGCTGACCGACCAGTTGAACCTGAGCCTGGCAGCCCGCCACGACCGCAGCAGCAACAAGTCGTACAACGAATTGCGCGACACCACCACCAAACTGAAGAACAACAAGACCACCGGCAGCGCCGCCCTGCTCTACCGCGCCACGCCCAACATCTCGCCGTACGTCAGCTACGCGACGTCGTTCCTGCCGGTGAGCGGCACCGATTTCTTCGGCGTGCAGTTCAAGCCGGAAGAAGGCAAGCAGGCGGAGGTGGGCGCCAAGTTCGAATACCTGAACGGCCGCATCACCGGCGCATTGGCGCTGTACGACCTGAAACGCCGCAACGTCACCACGGCCGATCCGGACCCGGACCACATCGCCATTCTGCCCGGCGCACAGGTGCAGACCGGCGAGGAACGCACCAAGGGTTTCGAAGCCGAACTGAACGCCGACCTGCGCAACGGCTGGAACGTGCAAACGGCGCTGTCGCTGATCAACGGCGTGATCACGCAAGATAACGGCGGCAACGTCGGCAAGCGCCTGCTCAACGTGCCGCGCCAGAGCGCCAGCGTGCTGGCCAACTACCGCGTGCGCGACGGCGCCCTGGCCGGCCTGGGCGGCGGCCTCGGTGTGCGCTACGAAGCGCAGAAGACGGGACCGGCCGTGTCGTACACGGTCCCCGGCTACACCGCCGTGGACGCCAACCTCAGCTATGAAGCCAAGGCCTACCGGGTGAGCGTCAGCATCAAGAACCTGTTCGACCGCGACTACTACGCGGGCGTACTGAGCAACAACGTGCTGCCG
- a CDS encoding ATP-binding domain-containing protein — translation MAHIHPTGWQEMSVTGTAAREIETLTYLEATLADLPYRVYHGVHWTNVEQGFSVYGEIDFILVAPNGRLLLIEQKSGFLSETPDGLIRNYEGKPRKVANHIMRSIKGLSERFGSEMAIDYLLYCPDYTVRNPNQAGIDPRHIIDASNKGKLAQVIRETLPVDGAPPGDKFDKVTRFLSNMLSLRPDPSSMIGNAAGLVARLSGGLSTWARRLDFSPFRLHVKGTAGSGKTQLALAEYSDAIDAGLKPLYVCYNRPLSDHIEKLVPAGGRVTSFHMMSDAFARAQGQIPDYTAPDVWDKIEARMTTSELPPEWQYDVLIVDEGQDFSPAWRDILLRMLKPEGRAIWLEDPNQNLYGREPVPLPGWVTLHSDTNYRSPRQIIDMLTSIGAVREPVEAGSPFRGADIEELIYPDGDTDAMLAQTRRAVTSCLAAGFARHDIAIASFRGRDNSVILHLDQLSDAHTLKSFTGEYDLFGTPEYRPGGLLAETVYRFKGQSAPAIIFTEIDFERIDERVLRKLFVGMTRARLKLVLVLSERAEQQLLDRM, via the coding sequence ATGGCCCACATCCACCCGACCGGCTGGCAGGAAATGTCCGTCACCGGCACCGCCGCGCGCGAAATCGAAACCCTCACCTATCTCGAAGCCACGCTGGCCGACCTGCCGTACCGCGTGTATCACGGCGTGCACTGGACCAACGTGGAGCAGGGCTTTTCGGTGTACGGCGAAATCGACTTCATCCTGGTGGCGCCCAATGGCCGGCTGCTGCTGATCGAACAGAAGTCGGGCTTCCTCAGCGAAACGCCGGACGGCCTGATCCGCAATTACGAAGGCAAGCCGCGCAAGGTGGCCAACCACATCATGCGTTCGATCAAGGGCCTGTCCGAGCGCTTCGGCAGCGAGATGGCTATCGATTACCTGCTGTACTGCCCCGACTACACGGTACGCAACCCTAACCAGGCCGGCATCGACCCGCGCCACATCATCGACGCCAGCAACAAGGGCAAGCTGGCGCAGGTGATCCGCGAAACCTTGCCGGTCGATGGCGCGCCGCCCGGCGACAAGTTCGACAAGGTCACACGCTTCCTCTCCAACATGCTCAGCCTGCGCCCCGACCCCAGCTCGATGATCGGCAACGCCGCCGGCCTGGTGGCGCGCTTGTCGGGCGGCCTGTCCACCTGGGCGCGGCGGCTGGACTTCTCGCCGTTCCGCCTGCATGTAAAGGGCACGGCCGGCAGCGGCAAAACCCAGCTGGCGCTGGCGGAATACAGCGACGCCATCGACGCCGGCTTGAAACCCCTGTACGTCTGCTATAACCGGCCGCTGTCGGACCACATCGAAAAACTGGTGCCGGCCGGCGGGCGGGTAACATCTTTCCACATGATGAGCGACGCGTTCGCGCGGGCGCAGGGCCAGATTCCCGACTACACCGCGCCCGACGTCTGGGACAAGATCGAAGCGCGCATGACCACGTCCGAGCTGCCGCCCGAATGGCAGTACGACGTGCTGATCGTGGACGAAGGCCAGGATTTTTCGCCGGCCTGGCGCGACATCCTGCTGCGCATGCTCAAACCCGAGGGCCGCGCCATCTGGCTGGAGGACCCCAACCAGAACCTGTACGGCCGCGAACCGGTGCCGCTGCCGGGCTGGGTAACGCTGCATTCGGACACCAACTACCGCAGCCCGCGCCAGATCATCGACATGCTGACGTCGATCGGCGCCGTGCGCGAGCCGGTGGAAGCGGGCAGCCCGTTCCGGGGCGCCGACATCGAGGAGCTGATCTACCCCGACGGCGACACCGACGCCATGCTGGCGCAAACCCGGCGCGCGGTGACCAGCTGCCTGGCCGCTGGCTTCGCCCGCCACGATATTGCGATTGCCTCGTTCCGGGGCCGCGACAACTCGGTGATCCTGCACCTGGACCAGTTGAGCGATGCGCATACCCTGAAGTCTTTCACCGGCGAATACGACCTGTTCGGCACACCCGAGTACCGGCCTGGCGGCCTGCTGGCCGAGACCGTGTACCGCTTCAAGGGGCAATCGGCGCCAGCCATCATTTTTACGGAAATCGATTTCGAACGCATCGACGAACGCGTGCTGCGCAAGCTGTTCGTCGGCATGACACGGGCGCGACTGAAGCTGGTGCTGGTGCTCAGTGAGCGGGCCGAGCAGCAGTTGCTGGACCGGATGTAG